The segment GTGCTCTAGAGGGATAAAGCCGGTAAACCAAGCATTTATAATTTGCCGCCCTTGCTCATCTACTTGACCCGTCTCTGCTGAACTGGTTTTGCCTGCGGCTCCCTCGGGAATCCACGCACTTTTCCCCGTACCGATGGTCGTGGTCAATTTCATCATTGCCTGTACTGTCCTGGCAGTTTCCGCACTAATTATTCGCTTTTCTTCTCCCTGAAGTACGTTTTCCAGCACGCGTCCGTTACCATCCACCACGCCTTCCACCAGCTTAGGGGTATGAAAAATACCACCTGATGCCACCACCGAGGTCATAGCTGCAATCTGCAGCGGTGACACATGCACGCCTTTCTGGCCTACGGCAGCATTGCCCAAATCACCGGCACTATAACCCACATTTAAAGAATTATAGCCGGGCAGTGCGTAACCGGTAACAAGCTCTTTCTCTAACCCAAAAGCCCGGGCATACTCTAATAATTTGCTCCTTCCCAGTCTCAAAGCCACCTCAATAAAGGTAGGGTTACAAGAAAACCCCAGGGCCTCAGCAAAGGTGAGCTCACCATGCCCGTCAGTATTCCAACAGGGAATTTCCAAGCCGCTGTCAAATTGATAATTTCCCGTACAGTTAAATATCTCTTGTGGGCTTACCAACCCTTCTTCTAAGGCCGCAGCAGCAACCACAATCTTAAAAATGGAACCGGGGTAATAGCTATTGAATATACGGTTTAGTAATGGTGCTCCCTCCGCATCAAGCACCTGCCCTACACGATCCTGGCGATAATTGGGCCTGCTGGCGGCCGCTAAAACAGCGCCGGTGCCTGCATCCATTACCACCACTGCCCCTTGGGCCACTGTCTTATCCATGATGCTTTCCACTTCTGCTTGTAGATTGCCATCCACTGTAAGTACCACGGAATAGCGCTCTGATTGCTGCTTCCGCTCAACTTTATCAAAACTCAACCCGGGCACCAGATTGCCCCTAGCATCGAAAAATAGCGACCAAAGACTACTGCTTTCGCCGTAAGATAATTCCGGGTCATACCGTTTTTCAATACCTGAGCTGCCTGTATAATCCGGCTTTTGCTTAGACATTGAGCCTGTCTGGCCAAATACCGGTGCCGAACCTTCTTTACCTGAGGTAAGATGACCAACCAGATGCCTGGCTAAGGAATCTGGCCCATATCGGATAGTGAGCGGTACTATGAAGACTCCGGGCAAATTGAGATCTTGAATCTTTGCCACTTTTTCAAAAGAGGTAAATGTATTTAATACCACCGGTTCTTCCCAATTCTCTGCCGCAGTCAATTGGTCAATGTTATAAATTTCGCCAAATACCGAACGTATTTCTTGGGATACCAGGTCCATGTTTTTTAGCAGATTGGGAAAGACCATCAGGGCCAAGCCGGTACGAGTGTCCGTCAAACTGGTCAAGTTTCTATCCAAAACATCTCCTCTGGGTACCGGTTCATTACGAATATAACGCTGCTGCATCAAGGCAGCCTGTTGGGAAAGGCCGTCACCGTCCACAAGTTGAATTAGTATCAACCTGCCTGCCAAAAAGAGCCCCACCAGTATTAAAATACTGAAAACTACATTTAGTCGCCTTCGCATGATTAATCACCGCCAAAAACATACTTTTTATCCAAGGGCCTTTTATAAGACCCTGCTAAGTATATTTTGGGCTTAAAATACCAGTGCTATACCATCAGTTTCTTTTGTTGTACACGATGTTCATGGTAAATGCACAAGGGCCCTGCCTCTACCGTAAGAAGCTATGGTTTTCTTTCAAACCATTGGCTCGGCAGCATGCCTCGCAAACAAAAAAAAGCGAGGCTTTGTCCCCGCTTAGTACCACCCGTTCCGTCCATCATCAGGAACGTCCAAATTCTCTAGCTTATCTTGATAATCTCTGAGAAATTCCGCAGCTTTTGCAAATTCCTGCCTGGTTTTTTCCAAAACTGCGCCATCTTCAGTATTTAGGTATTCTTCAACTGTTTCCAATGCTTCCTGATAATAAACCAAGCTGAAATTTAAATCGTCTCGTATATCCTCAAGCTGCCCGGGAGCGTTGATTGCCTTAATCTCGGTAATGGACTGCCTAATTAGCTTTCCGGTAGTAATAAACACTGCATTAGCCGCAAATTTATTGATATCGCCGTCCAGCAGTCTCCCCAGGGCCTCCTGACACTTTTTGTCGGCTGCTATGTATTCTTTCTCGATTAGCCCCGCCTCAAAGGAAAAGGTCTGCACCTGTAACGGCGTTGCCACATCCTTACCACCGTCAGTTGGCCTAACGCCTACAGAACATCCGCTTACCGCCAGCATAATCAGCGATAACACAATTAAAGTAACCCAGCGTTTCATCTACCCACCCCCTAAATATTTTACCATTCTATGGTATACCACACAAGCTGTCTTTAGCTGTGAAATTCCTCTATCTGCAGGGGCACCGGCATATCCTCCAAGATGATCCGGACGTCTTCTTTTGTATCAGGGGAGACGTATACTCGTACTACCCCTAAGGCAGCGTCCACGGTTGTCACTATTCCCAACCCTTCGTATCCTTCTATTATTTTATTAACGAAGTCGATATCGTGAGGCTTCACTCTGACTAAAAAATACATGGCTTCACTCTCCCGGCGGCCTGCGCAGTAAGGAATATACAGGAAATTGTACCTCTGTTGCAATGCGCACTTCCTGCTGGGGATGAGGCGCAGCGGCTATTTGTTTTCCATTCTGGTCAAACATCGGTTCAACTGTCAAGTGTTCAATGTTCCCTTTAGGCGGCATTACTTCCAAAACTTCCCCCGCTTTAAAATTGTTGCGCTGCTCCAGAATCAGCTGCTTAGTTTGGCGGTCATATCCTTTTACCATAGCAACAAATTCGTAGTCTCTCAAATATCTGGAGGTTAGATAATTATGATCCTCCGCCTGAGGCTTGTCGTGGTAAAAACCGGCAGTATAACCCCGATGACTTACCTTCTGCACTTCAGCCAATAGTTCCGGGTCTAAACGGTAATTATCTGGATCGCCTAAATAGCTGTCTAATGCCCGCCGGTAAGCACGTACTACCGTAGCCACGTAATGTACACTTTTCATTCTGCCTTCAATCTTAAAGCTGTTAATCCCAGCCCCTACCAGTTCAGGTATGTATTCAATCATACATAGATCTTTGGAATTAAGGATATAACTGCCCTGCTGATCTTCAGTTATTTCCATTTGCTCGTCGGGACGCTTATCTTCCACCAAATAGTATTTCCAGCGGCACGCCTGGGCACATTCACCTCTATTTGCATCCCTGCCCGCCATGTAATTGCTAAGCAGACATCGACCTGAATAAGATATACACATCGCACCATGAACAAATGACTCCAAAGTCACGTCAACCTTGTTTCTTATTTCCTTTATTTCATTCAACGAAAGTTCCCGAGCCAACACTACCCGTTCAATACCCTGCTGCTGCCAAAATTGTACACTAGCCCAATTGGTGGTATTAGC is part of the Metallumcola ferriviriculae genome and harbors:
- a CDS encoding peptidoglycan D,D-transpeptidase FtsI family protein → MRRRLNVVFSILILVGLFLAGRLILIQLVDGDGLSQQAALMQQRYIRNEPVPRGDVLDRNLTSLTDTRTGLALMVFPNLLKNMDLVSQEIRSVFGEIYNIDQLTAAENWEEPVVLNTFTSFEKVAKIQDLNLPGVFIVPLTIRYGPDSLARHLVGHLTSGKEGSAPVFGQTGSMSKQKPDYTGSSGIEKRYDPELSYGESSSLWSLFFDARGNLVPGLSFDKVERKQQSERYSVVLTVDGNLQAEVESIMDKTVAQGAVVVMDAGTGAVLAAASRPNYRQDRVGQVLDAEGAPLLNRIFNSYYPGSIFKIVVAAAALEEGLVSPQEIFNCTGNYQFDSGLEIPCWNTDGHGELTFAEALGFSCNPTFIEVALRLGRSKLLEYARAFGLEKELVTGYALPGYNSLNVGYSAGDLGNAAVGQKGVHVSPLQIAAMTSVVASGGIFHTPKLVEGVVDGNGRVLENVLQGEEKRIISAETARTVQAMMKLTTTIGTGKSAWIPEGAAGKTSSAETGQVDEQGRQIINAWFTGFIPLEHPKYVITVLVEGGNYGGKVAAPIFREIAEYLLGAKDS
- a CDS encoding DUF4911 domain-containing protein; the encoded protein is MYFLVRVKPHDIDFVNKIIEGYEGLGIVTTVDAALGVVRVYVSPDTKEDVRIILEDMPVPLQIEEFHS
- a CDS encoding peptidase U32 family protein gives rise to the protein MNNKVELLAPAGNLEKLQAAISYGADAVYCAGQNFGLRAFADNFTVEQLTQGIDFAHKHGAKIYVTVNIFAHNQDINDLTEYLHQLGELAVDGIIVSDPGIINIARREIPQMPLHLSTQANTTNWASVQFWQQQGIERVVLARELSLNEIKEIRNKVDVTLESFVHGAMCISYSGRCLLSNYMAGRDANRGECAQACRWKYYLVEDKRPDEQMEITEDQQGSYILNSKDLCMIEYIPELVGAGINSFKIEGRMKSVHYVATVVRAYRRALDSYLGDPDNYRLDPELLAEVQKVSHRGYTAGFYHDKPQAEDHNYLTSRYLRDYEFVAMVKGYDRQTKQLILEQRNNFKAGEVLEVMPPKGNIEHLTVEPMFDQNGKQIAAAPHPQQEVRIATEVQFPVYSLLRRPPGE